Below is a genomic region from Cohaesibacter intestini.
GGCTTTGGCCCTGGCGCAGGCGCAAGGGGTCTCGATCCCGCAGATCCTGTTCTTCCTTGGGCTGCTGAATGTGGTCGTGGCATGGATGATGCTGCGCTATTTGCCGACCAATCCTTTGTGGGATCTGGTCAGCATTCTGTTTCGGACCTTCTCTCGGCTGGAAGTCGAGGGACGGGAAAATCTCGAGAAGGCTGGCAAGGCGCCGATTCTGGCCTGTAACCATGTCAGCTTCCTCGATGGGCCGCTGGCGATGGCGATCACCGAAGACGAACCTGTCTTTGCCATTGATGCCAAAACCGCCAAGGCATGGTGGGTCCATCCTTTCCTGCGCTTTTGCAATTATATCATTCTCGAACCGTCCTTGCCTGTGGCCTCTCAGGATCTCATTCAGGCGATCCAGAGCGGCAAGCCACTGGTGATTTTCCCTGAGGCGCGGGTCACTGATACCGGTGGCCTGATGAAGGTTTATGATGTTGCTGCGATGGCGGCCGATATGACCGGCTCGATGGTGGTGCCGATCCGGATCGATGGGCTGGAGCGGAGTTATTCCTCACGGATGGGGTCGCAAAAGGTGCGGCGGCAGTTTTTCCCGAAGGTCAAGGTCACCATTCTGGAGCCCGTGCGGTTGCAAGTGCCTGAGCGCTTCAAGGGTCGCAAGCGTCGGATGGCAGCAGGGGCGGCGTTGCAGCGGCTGATGTCGGAGCTGGTCTACCGGACCACCAATGTCGAACAATCGGTGCTGAAATCGATCATCGATGTGGGGCGTGATCTGGGTATGCGTCGTCATGCTCTGGAGGATCCTCTGTCCGGGCGTCTTAACTATGGACGGCTGCTGACCGGTGCGCGGGTGCTGGGCAACCGTTTCTATCACGACTTCCCGAATGACGAGCGGATTGCCGTGATGCTGCCCAATGCCAATGGCACTGTGGCCGTTCTGCTGGGACTGATGTCGGCAGGCAAGGTTGCGGCGATGATCAACTTCACCTCCGGTCTTGCCAGCATTCGTTCCGCTCTGAAGACGGCAGAAGTGAAGGTGCTGCTGACCTCGCATGCCTTCATTGAGGGCGCCAAGCTGGAAGAGCTGATCGAAGGGTTGAAGGATGACGTGCAGATTGTCTGGGTCGACGACATGCGCAACAAGATTGGCAGCTTCGAGAAGATCTCCGGCCTGCTCAATCGAACCAAGCCGATTGTCGAGCGGGGGGCGGATGACACGGCGGTTATTCTCTTCACGTCCGGTTCGGAAGGGGTGCCCAAAGGCGTGGTGCTTAATCACCGCAATCTTCTGGCGAACACCGCACAAGCCGGGGCCGTAATTGATTTCAGTCTGCAGGACAGTATCTTCAATGTGTTGCCGATCTTCCACTGCTTCGGCCTGACGGCTTGCACGATCTTGCCATTGGTGCGCGGCATGCCGGTCTATTTCTATCCCTCGCCGCTGCATTATCGGGTGATCCCGGAATTGCTCTATGGCTCAAATGCCACCATCATGTTTGGCACCGATACGTTCCTTAATGGCTATGCCCGCACGGCGCATCCGTTTGATTTCCGTTCTGTGCGCTATTGCGTTGCCGGTGCGGAGCCGGTGAAGGCGTCCACGCGGGAATTGTTCATGGAGCGGTTCGGTGTGCGCATCCTTGAAGGCTACGGGGTGACAGAGGCCTCGCCAGTCATTTCGCTCAATACACCGATGTTCTTCAAGGCTGGCTCGGTCGGCAAGGCTTTGCCGGGGATCGAGACGAGACTCGAACCTGTGCCGGGGGTCAAGGAAGGCGGGCAATTGTTTGTCCGCGGGGCCAACGTGATGACCGGTTACCTGCGGGCGGAAAATCCAGGCGTGCTGGAGCCGCCCAAAGAGGGCTGGCATGATACCGGTGACATCGTTACCATCGATGACGATGGCTATATCACCATCATTGGCCGTGCCAAGCGGTTTGTCGAAATTGCTGGTGAGAAGGTATCCATGGCTGCGATTGAAACGTTGGCCGATCAGTTGTGGCCGGGCTTTTTGTCCGCTACAGCGCGCATCCCCGATCCCAAACGCGGCGAGCGGGTGATCATGGTCACCGATAATCCAGACGCCAACCGTCCGGATTTTGCTGCCTTTGCCAAGTCGCAAGGGGCAACCGAGTTGCTGGTGCCTGCGGAAATTGTCGTCCGTACGGTGCCCGTTCTGGGGACAGGCAAGGTGGATTTTGTCTCGGTACAGAAGATGATTGAAGAAGAATATATGGATGGCCAGGCCTAGCCGGCTTGGCTGGAAGACGCTGATTTGGGGGAGGACGTTATGTCTCGTGAGATTTTCGGGGCCATGCCGGATGGCCGGTCCGTGGAACGGGTGGTTCTGAAGGGCGGCGGGCTGACGGCCACGGTCCTGACCTTTGGGGCCGTGGTGCAGGATCTGCGCCTTGATGGTCATGACAAACCGCTGGTGCTAGGGTTTGACAGCTTTGCACCCTATCTCACCCAGTCGCCCTATTTCGGCGCAATGGCGGGACGCTACGCCAATCGGATTTGCGATGGTCGTTTCACGCTGGATGGGGAGACCCATCAGGTGGATCAGAACTTCCTTGGCAAACACTGCTTGCATGGGGGTGTCGATGGCATCTCGCAGCGGCTCTGGTCCATCGAGACGCTGGAGGCGGATGCTGTGACACTGGTTTGCCACCTTGAGGACGGCCATATGGGCTATCCCGGCGCGATGGAGATCCGGCTGCGTTATGCGTTGCTGGATGGTGGCTGCCTTGACATTCAGATGGAAGCCACCAGCGACAAGGCGACCTTGTGCAATCTGGCGCACCACAGCTATTTCAATCTTGATGGTGGTCCGACCATTGATGATCATGTCCTGCAGGTGAAGGCCGAAAACTATCTGCCGGTGGATGAGGAAGCCATTCCGACCGGTGAGGTTGCGCCGGTGGCAGGAACATGGATGGATTTCCGGGCGCCAAAACGGCTGGGGGACGCCTTTGCGGAGCATTCGATTGATCACAATTTCTGTCTAACGGACGAGCGACAGGCGCTGCGGCTGATTGCACGTCTTGAAAGCCCCGCATCCGGGGTGCGTATGGCTGTGTTGAGCACTGAGCCGGGTGTGCAGGCCTATGATGGCTCTTACATCGAGGCGGGGATGATTGGGCTTGACGGGTGTGAGATGGGTCCGCGATCTGGCTTTTGTCTTGAGCCACAGGTCTGGCCAGATGCGCCCAACCATCCGGCTTTCCCGCAAGCCGTATTGCGACCGGGTGAGACCTATCGTCAGCAGACGCAATATGTCTTTTCCAAAGGTTGATTGGTTGATCTGCTGGCAAATCGAGAGCAAGCAGGGCGGTTATCTCAATTCCTTGAACAATACGCTCTGATCCAGCAGATAGCGATTGAGCAATGGCAAGGTGGCCGCGCCAAGGGCACGGGCACCTGAGCCAATGGTGCCTTCTTGAATCGAAGGCAGAACGATGCCTTGCAAGTCGATGGTGTCGATCGAGGCACTGACTTTTTCGACCAGTCGCTTGCGGATTTCTACCGGGAAGGAGCCGTCAATGATGGCGGCTTCGAAGTCGATCACCGCACAGGCAGAAATGACCGCCATGGCCAGATAGTGGGCCACATGGTCGAGCCATTCTTCGAGTATTTCACCCAGATCATCCCAATTGGCCTCTGCATGCCGCAGAAATGTCGGGTCGCGCCCTTCCTTGAGGAGTGACTTTTCCAGCGAATAGAGTGAGGTTTCCGCCAGCAACTGGGTGGATGTGCCATCGGCTGAAATCAATGGCATCGGGCCAAAAGCGCCAGCATTGCCTGTGCGACCCGAATAGACCGAATGATTGAGCACGATGCCGCCACCAACAAAAGTGCCGACAAAGAAATAGACGAAATCGGCGAATTCCGGGCCGCGGCCAAAGGTCAGTTCGGCCCCACAGGCCACGGTGGCGTCATTGAGCTGGAAGACCGGGAAACGGCAACGTTCTTCAAGAGCGGCGGCGATGTCGAAGTGCTTCCAGACATCCATTGTCCCCTTGGGGGCGCCGACCTGTTCTTCCCAGTTCCATAGCTGGAAGGGCAGACCGATGCCAATGCCCGCGATCTTCTGGCGGTCTTCGTCGCTGAAGGTTTTTGACGCGTCCAGAATGGCTGTGCTGGCGAAGTCGAGCAACGCATCGGGCATCGGATAATCATAGGTGATGCGCTGGGATGTCAGGGGGTCGCCAAGGAAATTGATCAGCACCAGATCGGCCGAACGGCGGCCGATTTTCAAGCCAAAGGAATAGACACCGCCGGGATTGAGCGCCATTGGGATCGAAGGCTGGCCCACCTTGCCACGGATCGGATCGCCACGGAGCAGCAAGCCGTCAGCCTCCAGACTGCGCATGATGACGGACACCGTCTGGGCACTGAGGCCGGAGCGGCGTGCAATCTCGGATTTTGGCAAATGGCCGTGACGGCGCACAAGCGATAACACGAGCCGTTCATTATAGGCCCGTACGCGCGTCTGATTGGAGCCGCCAGATGGATCCGATATGCGGTCATTTGTCTCAAGACCTGGCTGCATGGTCTTTCCCCAACACAATTCCTCCCGGCGCGCCCTGTTCTGAGTGTGTTTTCTGTCGCTTTTTTGCGCTTTTTGTCTGTGCGCGCCGAGCGGCAGCTTCTCACAGTCTAATTAATAAATCAATTGGATTTATTTATTGACAAGGTCGAATTTCGATGTCACTCTTTTTTCGCAATTGAGAAATTGAGCTTCGCAGCTATGTCGTTTGGGAGAGCAACAGGTTGCATAGAAGCATTATCAAAATGGATTTGAATCCTGGGAGGAAACCATGAAATCCATCGTCAAAACCACCCTTGTTGCCTTGGCAATGAGCGCTGCCAGCGTCACCTATGCATCCGCTGCTGATATTGGTGCCTGTCTGATTACCAAGACCGACACCAACCCATTCTTCGTGAAAATGAAGGAAGGTGCGACGGCCAAGGCAAAAGAACTCGGCATTACCCTTAAAAGCTATGCTGGCAAGATCGATGGCGATTCCCAAAGCCAGGTTGCAGCGATTGAAACCTGCATCGCCGATGGTGCAAAAGGCATCCTGATCACCGCTTCCGACACCAAAGGCATCGTACCGGCCGTGACCATGGCCCGCGAAGCCGGCCTTCTGGTGATTGCGCTGGATACCCCGCTTGAGCCGATTGATGCGGCTGATGCAACCTTTGCTACCGACAACTTCCTTGCTGGCGAACTGATCGGCAAATGGGCTGCTGCTACGCTTGGTGACAAAGCCAAAGACGCCAAAATTGCATTGCTTGACCTTGCCGTTTCCCAGCCGTCCGTTGGCGTTCTGCGCGATCAGGGCTTCTTGCAAGGCTTCGGTATCGACCTCGGCGATCCAAACAAATGGGGTGATGAAACCGACGCGCGTATCGTTGGCCATGACGTGACCGCAGGCAACGAAGAAGGCGGCCGTAAGGCAATGGAAAACCTTCTGACCCAGGATCCGGAAATCAATGTGGTCTATACCATCAACGAACCAGCTGCTGCCGGTGCTTATGAAGCATTGAAAGCCCTTGGTCGTGAAAATGATGCCCTGATCGTGTCTGTTGATGGCGGCTGCCCAGGCGTTGCCAACGTCAAAGACGGTGTCATTGGCGCTACCTCCCAGCAATATCCTTTGCTTATGGCTTCCAAAGGCATTGAAGCGATTGCTGCATGGGCAAAAGACGGTACCAAACCTGCCAACACTCCGGGCAAAAACTTTTTTGATACCGGCGTGAACCTCGTCACCGACAAGCCTGCTGCTGGCGTTGAATCCATCGACGTCAAAGAAGGTACCGACCGGTGCTGGGGCTGATCTTTGAGGGATCATCCACTTTAATGTGAGACAAAACAGGGCGGCTTTCGCGTGCTGGAGGCCGCCCTTTTTATCGCACAGAACCGGGCTTTCGGGTATGGCCCGGTGGGAGGTATAGATGGCAGACACGGAAACAAAATCCAGCAAGATGCAGGATTTTGAACGGGTGCTGGAAGGCAGCGAAAAGGGCATCGCTTCCTTTGACAGCAACAAGAAAAGCGGCGTTGAGCGCATTCAGCAGATTCTGCACTCCAATCCGGCCTTCGTGCCGATGATCGTGCTGATCCTGTCGCTGCTGATCTTCGGGTTCATTTTGGGGTCGAAGCTCTTTTCACCCTTTGCGCTGACGCTGATCCTGCAGCAGGTGGCGATTGTCGGTATTCTGGGTGCCGCGCAGACGATGATCATTCTCACCGCCGGTATCGACCTGTCGGTTGGTGCGGTGATGGTGATGTCTTCGACCGTGATGGGGCAGGTCGCTTTCCGATATGGCATGCCGCCCGAATTGGCGGTGCTGGCCGGTTTCGCGGTTGGCGGATTTTGCGGTTTCATCAATGGTGTGCTGGTGGCTCGGGTCAAGTTGCCCCCCTTCATTGTCACACTGGGCATGTGGCAGATTGTGCTGGCGACCAACTTTCTCTATTCGGCAAACGAAACCATCCGCAGTCAGGAAATCGCGGCAGAAGCCCCCATTTTGCAGTTTTTTGGCGAGAAGATCATCATTGGCGGCGCTGTCTTCACCTATGGTGTGATTATGATGTTGGCGCTGGTCTTCAT
It encodes:
- a CDS encoding acyl-[ACP]--phospholipid O-acyltransferase yields the protein MRPHMMRSKRFAPLFWTQFLSAFNDNFLRYSLIFLILAKMATQEAGSLVTMAGAIFMFPFLILSALGGELADKNDKGRMAEKLKLAEIGAAVVAVLGIGLGSIWLSMVALFLFGVVSALFGPIKYGILPDHLPRRELPVANAWVEGATFVAILAGTIVAGLAATGGVDITLFGPMMLIFAVGCWMISRKIPNTGSSAPDLVINRNILASTSQLLGELYGSKKLWRASLIVSWFWLLGGVITALVPTFVTQIMGGSPMVVTIYSVIFAISVAFGSAIAAWLCAGRVVLLPAPFGAALVAFFCFQLAWNLSNLKAPIAFDGLVDFFTHTAAIRVGIDLSGLAIAGALLVVPAFTGLQTWAKKSRRARVIAAVNVMNAAFIFVSGGALALAQAQGVSIPQILFFLGLLNVVVAWMMLRYLPTNPLWDLVSILFRTFSRLEVEGRENLEKAGKAPILACNHVSFLDGPLAMAITEDEPVFAIDAKTAKAWWVHPFLRFCNYIILEPSLPVASQDLIQAIQSGKPLVIFPEARVTDTGGLMKVYDVAAMAADMTGSMVVPIRIDGLERSYSSRMGSQKVRRQFFPKVKVTILEPVRLQVPERFKGRKRRMAAGAALQRLMSELVYRTTNVEQSVLKSIIDVGRDLGMRRHALEDPLSGRLNYGRLLTGARVLGNRFYHDFPNDERIAVMLPNANGTVAVLLGLMSAGKVAAMINFTSGLASIRSALKTAEVKVLLTSHAFIEGAKLEELIEGLKDDVQIVWVDDMRNKIGSFEKISGLLNRTKPIVERGADDTAVILFTSGSEGVPKGVVLNHRNLLANTAQAGAVIDFSLQDSIFNVLPIFHCFGLTACTILPLVRGMPVYFYPSPLHYRVIPELLYGSNATIMFGTDTFLNGYARTAHPFDFRSVRYCVAGAEPVKASTRELFMERFGVRILEGYGVTEASPVISLNTPMFFKAGSVGKALPGIETRLEPVPGVKEGGQLFVRGANVMTGYLRAENPGVLEPPKEGWHDTGDIVTIDDDGYITIIGRAKRFVEIAGEKVSMAAIETLADQLWPGFLSATARIPDPKRGERVIMVTDNPDANRPDFAAFAKSQGATELLVPAEIVVRTVPVLGTGKVDFVSVQKMIEEEYMDGQA
- a CDS encoding aldose epimerase family protein, whose protein sequence is MSREIFGAMPDGRSVERVVLKGGGLTATVLTFGAVVQDLRLDGHDKPLVLGFDSFAPYLTQSPYFGAMAGRYANRICDGRFTLDGETHQVDQNFLGKHCLHGGVDGISQRLWSIETLEADAVTLVCHLEDGHMGYPGAMEIRLRYALLDGGCLDIQMEATSDKATLCNLAHHSYFNLDGGPTIDDHVLQVKAENYLPVDEEAIPTGEVAPVAGTWMDFRAPKRLGDAFAEHSIDHNFCLTDERQALRLIARLESPASGVRMAVLSTEPGVQAYDGSYIEAGMIGLDGCEMGPRSGFCLEPQVWPDAPNHPAFPQAVLRPGETYRQQTQYVFSKG
- a CDS encoding ROK family transcriptional regulator; translation: MQPGLETNDRISDPSGGSNQTRVRAYNERLVLSLVRRHGHLPKSEIARRSGLSAQTVSVIMRSLEADGLLLRGDPIRGKVGQPSIPMALNPGGVYSFGLKIGRRSADLVLINFLGDPLTSQRITYDYPMPDALLDFASTAILDASKTFSDEDRQKIAGIGIGLPFQLWNWEEQVGAPKGTMDVWKHFDIAAALEERCRFPVFQLNDATVACGAELTFGRGPEFADFVYFFVGTFVGGGIVLNHSVYSGRTGNAGAFGPMPLISADGTSTQLLAETSLYSLEKSLLKEGRDPTFLRHAEANWDDLGEILEEWLDHVAHYLAMAVISACAVIDFEAAIIDGSFPVEIRKRLVEKVSASIDTIDLQGIVLPSIQEGTIGSGARALGAATLPLLNRYLLDQSVLFKELR
- a CDS encoding sugar ABC transporter substrate-binding protein — encoded protein: MKSIVKTTLVALAMSAASVTYASAADIGACLITKTDTNPFFVKMKEGATAKAKELGITLKSYAGKIDGDSQSQVAAIETCIADGAKGILITASDTKGIVPAVTMAREAGLLVIALDTPLEPIDAADATFATDNFLAGELIGKWAAATLGDKAKDAKIALLDLAVSQPSVGVLRDQGFLQGFGIDLGDPNKWGDETDARIVGHDVTAGNEEGGRKAMENLLTQDPEINVVYTINEPAAAGAYEALKALGRENDALIVSVDGGCPGVANVKDGVIGATSQQYPLLMASKGIEAIAAWAKDGTKPANTPGKNFFDTGVNLVTDKPAAGVESIDVKEGTDRCWG
- a CDS encoding ABC transporter permease codes for the protein MADTETKSSKMQDFERVLEGSEKGIASFDSNKKSGVERIQQILHSNPAFVPMIVLILSLLIFGFILGSKLFSPFALTLILQQVAIVGILGAAQTMIILTAGIDLSVGAVMVMSSTVMGQVAFRYGMPPELAVLAGFAVGGFCGFINGVLVARVKLPPFIVTLGMWQIVLATNFLYSANETIRSQEIAAEAPILQFFGEKIIIGGAVFTYGVIMMLALVFILAYVLNYTAWGRHVYALGDDPDAAELSGVQVQKTLISVYVIGGLICALAGWALIGRLGSVSPTAGQNANIESITAVVIGGISLFGGRGSILGMLFGALIVGVFSLGLRLIGTDPQWTYLLIGLLIIIAVAIDQWIRKVAS